In the genome of Telluria beijingensis, one region contains:
- a CDS encoding M81 family metallopeptidase, producing MKFFIAHLATETNTFAAAPTGLGDFEEVGVYHGDASVRDPEGAGAFLRHLRGLVEADGGEVVESLCTLAQPGGRTLRPVYEALRDEILADLRAALPVDAVQLLLHGAMAAEGYDDCEGDLAARIREIVGPGVPVGMVLDLHCHFTELMHSSSDAIVALKEYPHTDTDERGRELYRILKDTVAGRVRPVTAVFDCRMVGLWHTTREPMQGFVRRMQEVERMPGVLSVSLGHGFPWGDVPEAGAKLWVVTDNDPALAATLARQLGAEFWALRTRIGPEVLDVDAALDLVPAKVDRAGPLVLADIADNPGGGAAGDSTFILRRIVERGIANVAIGAFWDLGAVHICKSAGVGARIDLRIGGKCGPASGLPVDLRVTVRAIVLNHTQSALGARERLGDCVWVEAANGLHILLASIRTQTYGLDAFTGLGIGLADKALVVVKSTQHFYAEFAPLARQVGYVTTPGAMSFDFAAIPYRLRTGGYWPRVTDPHDAEL from the coding sequence ATGAAATTCTTTATCGCCCACCTGGCCACCGAGACCAATACCTTTGCCGCCGCGCCGACCGGGCTAGGCGACTTCGAGGAAGTCGGCGTCTATCACGGCGACGCCAGCGTGCGCGACCCCGAAGGCGCGGGCGCCTTCCTGCGCCATCTGCGTGGCCTGGTCGAGGCCGACGGCGGCGAGGTGGTCGAAAGCCTGTGCACGCTGGCCCAGCCGGGCGGACGCACGCTGCGCCCGGTGTACGAGGCGCTGCGCGACGAGATACTGGCCGACCTGCGGGCAGCGCTGCCGGTCGACGCGGTGCAGTTGCTGCTGCATGGCGCGATGGCGGCCGAGGGCTACGACGATTGCGAAGGCGACCTGGCGGCCCGCATCCGCGAGATCGTCGGGCCCGGGGTGCCGGTCGGGATGGTGCTCGACCTGCACTGCCATTTCACGGAGTTGATGCACAGTTCGAGCGACGCGATCGTCGCCCTCAAGGAATACCCGCACACCGACACCGACGAGCGCGGGCGGGAACTGTACCGGATCCTGAAGGACACCGTGGCCGGCCGCGTGCGGCCCGTGACCGCGGTGTTCGACTGCAGGATGGTCGGCCTGTGGCACACCACCCGCGAGCCGATGCAGGGTTTTGTCAGGCGCATGCAGGAGGTCGAACGGATGCCCGGCGTGCTGTCGGTCTCGCTCGGCCACGGCTTCCCCTGGGGCGACGTGCCGGAAGCGGGCGCCAAGCTGTGGGTGGTGACCGATAACGACCCGGCGCTGGCCGCGACCCTGGCGCGCCAGCTGGGCGCCGAGTTCTGGGCCCTGCGCACGCGGATCGGGCCCGAGGTGCTGGACGTCGACGCGGCGCTCGACCTGGTCCCCGCGAAGGTGGATCGGGCAGGGCCGCTGGTACTGGCCGACATCGCCGACAATCCCGGCGGCGGCGCCGCCGGCGACAGCACCTTCATCCTGCGCCGGATCGTCGAGCGCGGGATCGCGAACGTGGCCATCGGCGCGTTCTGGGACCTGGGCGCGGTCCACATCTGCAAGAGCGCGGGCGTGGGCGCCCGGATCGACCTGCGCATCGGCGGCAAGTGCGGGCCGGCGTCGGGCCTGCCGGTCGACCTGCGCGTGACCGTGCGCGCGATCGTGTTGAATCACACCCAGAGCGCGCTCGGCGCCCGCGAGCGCCTGGGCGACTGCGTGTGGGTCGAGGCGGCCAACGGCCTGCACATCCTGCTGGCCTCGATCCGCACCCAGACCTATGGCCTGGACGCCTTCACCGGCCTGGGCATCGGCCTGGCCGACAAGGCGCTGGTGGTGGTGAAGTCAACGCAGCACTTTTACGCCGAGTTCGCGCCGCTGGCGCGCCAGGTCGGCTACGTCACCACGCCGGGCGCGATGAGCTTCGACTTCGCCGCCATTCCCTATCGCCTGCGAACAGGGGGTTACTGGCCGCGCGTGACCGATCCGCATGACGCGGAACTATAA
- a CDS encoding helix-turn-helix domain-containing protein, giving the protein MATKRAINHGPGPDGNLGESLRRIRKERGMTLTEAGEKSGMPMSTISKIENNKMSLSYDKLLRICNALEIDISQLFSGGPAVDKAPVPASSGRRSINRRDTGYVIDTPNYSHLYPAADLLNKRAVPVFAEIHVRSLAEFGELIRHPGEEFALVLEGAIDMYTDLYAPLRLETGDSIYFDSGMAHAYIAVGEGTCRLLSVCISDEPNSEAAFASLFDGAEPAPVPAPPPAPGKPKKQSSKP; this is encoded by the coding sequence ATGGCAACCAAACGCGCGATCAATCACGGGCCTGGACCGGACGGCAACCTGGGCGAATCGCTCAGGCGCATCCGCAAGGAGCGTGGCATGACACTGACCGAGGCGGGCGAGAAGAGCGGCATGCCCATGTCCACCATTTCCAAGATCGAAAACAACAAGATGTCGCTCAGCTACGACAAGCTGCTGCGCATCTGTAATGCGCTGGAGATCGACATCTCGCAGTTGTTCAGCGGCGGCCCGGCGGTGGACAAGGCGCCGGTGCCGGCGTCCAGCGGGCGCCGCAGCATCAACCGGCGCGACACCGGCTACGTGATCGACACGCCCAATTATTCGCACCTGTATCCGGCGGCCGACCTGCTGAACAAGCGCGCGGTGCCGGTGTTCGCCGAAATCCACGTGCGCTCGCTGGCCGAGTTCGGCGAGCTGATTCGCCATCCGGGCGAGGAATTCGCCCTGGTCCTCGAAGGCGCGATCGACATGTACACCGACCTGTACGCGCCGCTGCGGCTCGAGACGGGCGACTCCATCTATTTCGACAGCGGCATGGCGCACGCCTATATCGCGGTCGGCGAAGGCACCTGCCGCCTGCTGTCGGTGTGCATCTCGGACGAACCGAACTCCGAGGCCGCTTTTGCTTCGCTGTTCGATGGGGCCGAGCCGGCGCCGGTGCCCGCGCCTCCGCCGGCGCCGGGAAAGCCGAAGAAGCAGTCCTCCAAGCCGTAG
- a CDS encoding NAD(P)/FAD-dependent oxidoreductase: MNQDTADFIVIGAGIGGASVAYWLSQRARVIVLEGETQPGYHSTGRSAALFMESYGPDQVRALTRASLGFFRNPPPGFGEHALLSPRGAFMFAAPGQEAALDAHEATVRATSSAVQRLDARAALELLPVLRPGQVAGGVLEQDAADIDVDALLQGFLRGVRRQGGRIVCDARVGAMRRSGGLWEVSAAGTTFRAPVVVNAAGAWADAVARLAGADPVGLVPKRRSAFLFAPPEGMDTARWPMVLDVTESFYIKPDAGMLLGSPCNADPAPPHDVQAEELDIALAIDQIERQTTLRIRRPTHVWAGLRSFVADGELVGGHDAKLPGFFWAAGQGGYGIQSAPGAGRYYASVLLGAAPDPQLAASGFDPARISPSRFTLP, translated from the coding sequence ATGAATCAAGACACTGCGGATTTCATCGTGATCGGCGCCGGGATCGGCGGCGCCTCGGTCGCCTACTGGCTGTCGCAGCGCGCGCGCGTGATCGTGCTGGAAGGCGAGACCCAGCCCGGCTACCACAGCACCGGACGCTCGGCCGCGCTGTTCATGGAAAGCTACGGGCCGGACCAGGTGCGCGCGCTGACCCGGGCCAGCCTCGGTTTCTTCCGTAACCCGCCGCCGGGATTCGGCGAGCATGCGCTGCTGTCGCCGCGCGGCGCCTTCATGTTCGCCGCCCCCGGCCAGGAAGCCGCCCTCGACGCCCATGAAGCCACGGTGCGCGCGACCTCCTCGGCGGTGCAGCGCCTCGACGCCCGGGCCGCGCTGGAACTGCTGCCGGTGCTGCGTCCTGGCCAGGTGGCGGGCGGCGTGCTGGAACAGGATGCCGCCGACATCGACGTCGACGCCCTGCTGCAGGGCTTCCTGCGCGGCGTGCGCCGGCAGGGCGGTCGCATCGTGTGCGACGCCCGCGTCGGCGCCATGCGGCGCAGCGGCGGCCTGTGGGAAGTGTCTGCCGCCGGCACGACCTTCCGCGCGCCGGTGGTCGTCAACGCCGCTGGCGCCTGGGCCGACGCGGTCGCGCGCCTGGCCGGCGCCGATCCGGTGGGATTGGTGCCCAAGCGCCGCTCGGCCTTCCTGTTCGCGCCGCCCGAAGGTATGGACACGGCCCGCTGGCCGATGGTACTGGACGTGACGGAATCGTTCTATATCAAGCCGGATGCCGGCATGCTGCTGGGTTCCCCCTGCAATGCCGATCCGGCGCCGCCGCACGACGTGCAGGCCGAGGAACTCGATATCGCGCTCGCCATCGACCAGATCGAGCGCCAGACCACCCTGCGCATCCGCCGGCCGACCCACGTGTGGGCCGGGCTGCGCAGCTTCGTCGCCGACGGCGAACTGGTGGGCGGACACGACGCGAAGCTGCCCGGATTCTTCTGGGCCGCCGGGCAGGGCGGCTACGGCATCCAGTCCGCGCCCGGCGCGGGGCGCTACTACGCCTCGGTCCTGCTGGGCGCGGCGCCCGATCCGCAACTGGCGGCGTCCGGCTTCGATCCGGCCCGCATCAGCCCATCGCGTTTCACTCTTCCATGA
- a CDS encoding peptide MFS transporter: MRDKDSWFGQPKGLTILFLTEMWEKFSFFGMRALQIYYMTKELQFTHASASLIFGAYAAGVYLTPIFGGIIADRWLGRRPAVILGGLLMALGHFMMAFESLFFPAMVVIAIGNGLFLPNLPSQVNLLYAKNDPRAGSAFNVYYVGINLGAFLAPLICGTLGEVYGWHYGFGAAGIGMCLGLAIYVWGGKYLPPEASKPAARTPPVQGAEGYGTIPLLAGVAVAVMLFRIAYEQTGNTFAIWADGAVDRQAFGMTIPVTWFQSLNPMFVFLLSPLLVRMWNARAARGHAVPALERMTLGAFGIGVAYALLAGLILMGAGAGYTLGWIWMVGFFAVFTLAELYILPVGLGLFATLAPKRFAATTVAAWFFCSFVGNLLSGVIGAFWTRTSPHIFFLLMAAICAVSSLMLYRIHRIHRASPVSQAVVVPPVEKAL; encoded by the coding sequence ATGCGTGACAAGGATAGCTGGTTCGGCCAGCCCAAGGGCCTGACGATTCTGTTCCTGACCGAGATGTGGGAGAAGTTCTCGTTCTTCGGCATGCGCGCGCTGCAGATCTATTACATGACGAAGGAGCTGCAGTTCACGCACGCGTCCGCGTCGCTGATCTTCGGCGCCTACGCGGCCGGGGTGTACCTGACGCCGATCTTCGGCGGCATCATCGCCGACCGCTGGCTGGGACGGCGTCCGGCCGTGATCCTCGGCGGGCTCCTGATGGCGCTGGGCCACTTCATGATGGCTTTCGAGTCGCTGTTCTTCCCGGCGATGGTGGTGATCGCGATCGGCAACGGCCTGTTCCTGCCGAACCTGCCGAGCCAGGTCAATCTGCTGTACGCGAAAAACGATCCGCGCGCCGGCTCCGCCTTCAATGTCTATTACGTGGGCATCAACCTGGGCGCCTTCCTGGCGCCGCTGATCTGCGGCACGCTGGGCGAAGTGTATGGCTGGCACTACGGCTTCGGCGCCGCCGGCATCGGCATGTGCCTGGGCCTGGCGATCTATGTCTGGGGCGGCAAGTACCTGCCGCCCGAGGCCTCGAAGCCGGCCGCCCGCACCCCTCCGGTCCAGGGTGCGGAAGGGTATGGCACGATCCCGCTGCTGGCCGGTGTCGCGGTAGCGGTCATGCTGTTCCGGATCGCCTATGAACAGACCGGGAATACCTTCGCCATCTGGGCCGATGGCGCCGTCGACCGCCAGGCCTTCGGCATGACGATCCCCGTCACCTGGTTCCAGTCGCTCAACCCGATGTTCGTGTTCCTGCTCAGCCCCCTGCTGGTGCGCATGTGGAACGCCCGCGCCGCCCGCGGCCACGCGGTGCCGGCGCTGGAGCGCATGACCCTGGGCGCGTTCGGCATCGGCGTGGCCTATGCCTTGCTGGCCGGGCTGATCCTGATGGGCGCCGGCGCCGGCTATACCCTCGGCTGGATCTGGATGGTGGGCTTCTTCGCCGTCTTCACCCTGGCCGAGCTGTACATCCTGCCGGTGGGGCTGGGCCTGTTCGCGACCCTGGCGCCGAAGCGCTTCGCCGCCACCACGGTCGCCGCCTGGTTCTTCTGCTCCTTCGTCGGCAACCTGCTGTCGGGCGTGATCGGCGCGTTCTGGACCCGCACCAGCCCGCATATATTCTTCCTGCTCATGGCCGCGATCTGCGCCGTGTCGAGCCTGATGCTGTACCGGATCCACCGGATCCACCGGGCCAGTCCGGTGTCGCAGGCGGTCGTGGTGCCGCCGGTCGAGAAGGCGCTGTAA
- a CDS encoding SDR family NAD(P)-dependent oxidoreductase, producing the protein MNKIALVTGASRGLGRNTALHIARRGGDVIVTYQSREQEAQAVVDEIRALGRRALALRLDVGNVAGFPAFAASLRAGLQETWGRDSFDHLVNNAGHGDMAPIADTTEARFDRLVDVHFKGVFFLTQALLPLLADGGRIVNLSSGLTRVSFPGFGAYAAVKGAVEVLSVYLARELGSRGIAVNTVAPGAIETDFLGGAVRDTPDLNGVFAGMTALGRVGVPDDIGPMIASLLGEDNRWVNGQRIEVSGGQVI; encoded by the coding sequence ATGAACAAGATCGCACTCGTCACCGGCGCCAGCCGCGGCCTTGGCCGCAACACCGCACTGCACATCGCGCGCCGCGGCGGCGACGTGATCGTCACCTACCAAAGCCGCGAGCAGGAGGCCCAGGCCGTGGTCGACGAGATCCGCGCGCTGGGCCGCCGGGCGCTGGCGCTGCGGCTCGACGTCGGCAATGTCGCCGGTTTCCCGGCCTTCGCCGCCAGCCTGCGCGCCGGCTTGCAGGAAACCTGGGGCCGCGACAGCTTCGACCACCTGGTCAACAACGCCGGCCATGGCGACATGGCGCCGATCGCGGACACCACCGAAGCCCGGTTCGACCGACTGGTCGACGTCCATTTCAAGGGCGTTTTCTTCCTGACCCAGGCCCTGCTGCCGCTGCTGGCCGATGGTGGGCGCATCGTCAACCTGTCGAGCGGCCTGACCCGCGTTTCCTTCCCTGGCTTCGGCGCCTATGCGGCGGTAAAGGGGGCGGTCGAGGTGCTGAGCGTCTACCTGGCCAGGGAACTGGGCAGCCGCGGCATCGCCGTCAACACGGTGGCGCCGGGCGCGATCGAGACCGACTTCCTGGGCGGCGCGGTGCGCGATACGCCGGACCTGAATGGCGTCTTCGCCGGCATGACGGCGCTGGGGCGGGTGGGGGTTCCGGACGATATCGGGCCGATGATCGCCAGCCTGCTGGGCGAGGACAATCGGTGGGTCAATGGCCAGCGCATCGAGGTCTCGGGCGGGCAGGTGATCTGA
- a CDS encoding AraC family transcriptional regulator — translation MKSELLDTVLRHADHLADRDGVARTPIPGLVAIRATERSALSYQIARPLACLVLQGRKHVTMGSQSFTFAAGDSLLVMADVPTVSQVTQASASAPYCSLVLDLDPAVIAGLSTEMAALDDDGQAPVRAEPTDAHLHDTALRLMRLLERPASIPVLKDALVREFHYWLLLGRHGAAIRRLGLPDSHVRRVARAVAVLRREYARRLPVEELAALAGMSPSSFHHHFRAVTSLTPLQFQKQLRLIEARRLMLAEGASASLAAHTVGYESVQQFTREYGRMFGLPPVREVRRLQAA, via the coding sequence ATGAAGAGCGAACTTCTCGACACCGTGCTGCGCCATGCGGACCACCTGGCGGACCGGGACGGCGTGGCGCGCACGCCGATCCCGGGCCTGGTGGCGATCCGCGCCACCGAACGCTCGGCCCTCAGCTACCAGATCGCACGGCCGCTGGCCTGCCTGGTGCTGCAAGGCCGCAAGCACGTCACGATGGGCAGCCAGTCGTTTACCTTCGCGGCCGGCGACTCGCTCCTGGTCATGGCCGACGTGCCGACCGTCAGCCAGGTGACCCAAGCCAGTGCTTCCGCTCCCTATTGCTCGCTGGTGCTCGACCTCGACCCGGCGGTGATCGCCGGCCTGTCGACCGAGATGGCGGCGCTGGACGATGACGGCCAGGCGCCGGTGCGCGCCGAACCCACCGACGCACACCTGCACGACACCGCCCTGCGACTGATGCGCCTCCTGGAGCGGCCGGCCTCGATCCCGGTGCTGAAGGACGCCCTGGTCCGTGAATTCCATTACTGGCTGCTGCTGGGGCGCCACGGCGCCGCGATCCGGCGCCTGGGCCTGCCCGACAGCCATGTGCGGCGCGTGGCGCGCGCGGTCGCCGTCCTGCGCCGCGAATATGCGCGCCGCCTGCCGGTCGAGGAGCTGGCGGCCCTGGCCGGCATGAGTCCATCGTCCTTCCACCACCACTTCCGCGCCGTGACCTCGCTCACGCCGCTGCAATTCCAGAAGCAGCTGCGCCTGATCGAGGCGCGCCGCCTGATGCTGGCCGAAGGCGCCAGCGCGAGCCTGGCCGCGCATACGGTCGGCTACGAGAGCGTGCAGCAGTTCACGCGCGAATACGGGCGCATGTTCGGGCTGCCGCCGGTGCGCGAAGTGAGACGCCTGCAGGCCGCCTGA
- a CDS encoding mechanosensitive ion channel family protein — translation MEYVILKNPVADWLVALVVVAAVAAGLDAVKSILARRLAVLAARTEAKWDDIAVAALRSTKLLVLVIVGIYAGASFLALSDKAQLFLSRVAITAVLFQVAIWGDHALRTWLRAKRAERSEDPDRITSSAAITFLVRVLLWAVLALMVLDNLGVNITTLVASLGIGGIAIALAVQSILGDLFASLSIVLDKPFVVGDFIIVGTMLGTVEKIGLKTTRVRSLSGEQIVFSNNDLLTSRVQNLRRMESRRVVFQFAVSHLTPASVLRELPEMIKEIVSAQPQVRFDRAHLSSIAAPSFNYETVYYVDNTDYAVYMTTQQEIYLAILAGLEQRGVALALPVQTVKLAREAAPAESASMTSLQKPDTGEARAA, via the coding sequence ATGGAATACGTCATCCTCAAGAATCCCGTCGCCGACTGGCTGGTCGCGCTGGTCGTGGTGGCCGCCGTCGCGGCCGGACTGGACGCCGTCAAATCGATCCTGGCGCGGCGCCTGGCCGTGCTCGCGGCCCGTACCGAGGCCAAGTGGGACGATATCGCCGTGGCCGCGCTGCGCTCGACCAAGCTGCTGGTGCTGGTCATCGTCGGCATCTATGCCGGCGCCAGTTTCCTGGCCTTGTCCGACAAGGCCCAGCTGTTCCTGAGCCGGGTCGCGATCACGGCGGTGCTGTTCCAGGTCGCGATCTGGGGCGACCACGCGCTACGCACCTGGCTCAGGGCGAAGCGCGCCGAGCGCAGCGAAGACCCGGACCGCATCACCTCCTCGGCCGCGATCACCTTCCTGGTCAGGGTGCTGCTGTGGGCGGTGCTGGCCCTGATGGTGCTGGACAACCTGGGCGTGAACATCACCACCCTGGTGGCCAGCCTGGGCATCGGCGGCATCGCCATCGCGCTGGCGGTGCAGAGCATCCTGGGCGACCTGTTCGCCTCGCTCTCGATCGTGCTCGACAAGCCCTTCGTGGTCGGCGACTTCATCATCGTCGGCACCATGCTGGGTACGGTGGAAAAGATCGGCCTCAAGACCACCCGCGTGCGCAGCCTCTCCGGCGAGCAGATCGTGTTCTCGAACAACGACCTGCTTACGAGCCGCGTGCAGAACCTGCGCCGCATGGAATCGCGCCGGGTCGTGTTCCAGTTCGCGGTATCGCACCTGACGCCGGCGTCGGTGCTGCGCGAACTGCCGGAGATGATCAAGGAGATCGTCAGCGCCCAGCCGCAGGTGCGCTTCGACCGCGCCCACCTGAGCAGCATCGCCGCACCCAGCTTCAACTACGAAACGGTGTACTACGTCGACAACACCGACTATGCCGTCTACATGACGACGCAGCAGGAAATCTACCTGGCCATCCTGGCCGGACTGGAACAGCGCGGCGTGGCGCTGGCGCTGCCGGTGCAGACGGTGAAGCTGGCGCGCGAAGCTGCGCCTGCGGAATCGGCATCGATGACGTCGCTGCAAAAGCCCGACACCGGCGAAGCGAGAGCAGCGTAG
- the ggpS gene encoding glucosylglycerol-phosphate synthase, producing MTVIESRHWPRQLDPSRLVLATDLDGTLLAGTHEARRHVRELFSGALPEATLVFVTGRGLETVIPLLSDPTVPRPHYIIADVGATIVDADLRPVEPLAHEIAARWPGSQAVLKALADFPDLVRQSVPQERRVSFYATEEAITPALRAAVDALGCDLLFSAGRYLDVLPRGVGKGVAVRRLAEVAGFDPAHIVVAGDTLNDLSMFEAGFRGVVVGAAEPALVQAVRKMPRVVVADAAGCGGILQAFDRHGLRLDGGAAATEATSYGEAELVMVYHRLPYDEVVEDGVTYQRRPKSPNGIMPTLLSFFAGGRKGSWVAWSQQASRTPNSFIPHVAVDAQRYPQLKAARIPLTADDIDQFYKKFSKEAFWPIIFSFPDKAEFRQDHWERYLEVNRLFAEQTAREAAPGATVWIHDYNLWMVPAFLRPLRPDLTIAFFHHTAFPSSDVFNILPWRNDIIGSLLQCDYVGFHIPRYVENFVDAARSCAPVEVLDAVPCAPRYLTFGCALGVDRMHTALEVGGRRVSLGAHPVGTNAQLIEELVRTDDVQRQIAEWDDYLDGRTGIISIERLDYVKGSLEKLQAYERMLEQHPELLGKVMLINIITPAASGMEIYDSLREELDRVVGRINGRFSTLDWVPVRYFYRSLPFEDVVAHYAACGIAWITPLRDGLNLVAKEYVATRHASGRPGTLVLSEFAGAAVELHGALLVNPYDRNAMSATLYHALTMGADEVAYRSGRMAAIVNDRDVARWGDDFLAALATLPASGLDDALDERSAA from the coding sequence ATGACCGTCATTGAATCCCGCCACTGGCCGCGCCAGCTCGATCCCTCACGCCTGGTGCTCGCCACCGATCTCGACGGTACGCTGCTGGCCGGCACCCACGAGGCGCGGCGCCATGTCCGCGAACTGTTTTCCGGCGCCCTGCCGGAGGCGACGCTGGTGTTCGTCACCGGCCGCGGCCTGGAAACCGTCATTCCCCTGCTGTCCGATCCGACCGTCCCCCGCCCCCACTACATCATCGCCGACGTCGGCGCCACCATCGTCGACGCCGACCTGCGCCCGGTCGAGCCGCTGGCGCACGAGATCGCGGCGCGCTGGCCGGGCAGCCAGGCCGTATTGAAAGCGCTGGCCGATTTCCCCGACCTGGTGCGCCAGTCGGTGCCGCAGGAACGCCGCGTCTCGTTCTACGCGACCGAAGAGGCGATCACGCCCGCGCTGCGCGCTGCGGTCGACGCCCTCGGCTGCGACCTGCTGTTCTCGGCCGGGCGCTACCTGGACGTGCTGCCGCGCGGCGTCGGCAAGGGCGTGGCGGTGCGGCGCCTGGCCGAAGTGGCCGGCTTCGATCCGGCCCATATCGTGGTAGCGGGCGACACGCTGAACGACCTGTCGATGTTCGAGGCGGGCTTCCGCGGCGTGGTGGTCGGCGCCGCCGAACCGGCGCTGGTGCAGGCGGTGCGCAAGATGCCGCGCGTGGTGGTGGCCGACGCCGCCGGCTGCGGCGGCATCCTGCAGGCTTTCGACCGCCACGGGCTGCGCCTCGACGGCGGCGCCGCGGCCACCGAGGCGACCTCCTACGGCGAGGCCGAACTGGTGATGGTGTATCACCGCCTGCCCTACGACGAGGTGGTCGAGGACGGCGTGACCTATCAGCGGCGCCCGAAAAGCCCGAACGGCATCATGCCGACCCTGCTCAGCTTCTTCGCCGGCGGCCGCAAGGGCTCGTGGGTCGCCTGGTCGCAGCAGGCGAGCAGGACACCAAACAGCTTTATCCCCCACGTCGCCGTCGACGCGCAGCGCTATCCGCAACTGAAGGCGGCCCGCATTCCATTGACGGCGGACGACATCGACCAGTTCTACAAAAAATTCTCGAAAGAGGCGTTCTGGCCGATCATCTTCTCCTTCCCCGACAAGGCCGAGTTCCGCCAGGACCACTGGGAACGTTATCTTGAAGTGAACCGCCTGTTCGCCGAGCAGACCGCGCGCGAAGCGGCGCCCGGCGCCACCGTCTGGATCCACGACTACAACCTGTGGATGGTGCCGGCCTTCCTGCGCCCGCTGCGGCCCGACCTGACGATCGCCTTCTTCCACCATACCGCGTTTCCGTCGTCCGACGTGTTCAACATCCTGCCGTGGCGGAACGACATCATCGGCAGCCTGCTGCAATGCGACTACGTGGGCTTCCACATCCCGCGCTACGTCGAGAACTTCGTCGACGCCGCGCGCTCCTGCGCGCCGGTCGAGGTGCTCGACGCGGTGCCGTGCGCGCCGCGCTACCTGACCTTCGGCTGCGCGCTCGGGGTCGACCGCATGCATACCGCGCTCGAAGTGGGCGGGCGCCGCGTGAGCCTGGGCGCGCATCCGGTCGGCACCAATGCGCAGCTGATCGAAGAACTGGTGCGCACCGACGACGTCCAGCGCCAGATCGCCGAATGGGACGACTACCTGGACGGCCGCACCGGCATCATCTCGATCGAACGCCTCGATTATGTGAAAGGGTCGCTGGAGAAGTTGCAAGCGTATGAGCGGATGCTGGAACAGCATCCCGAGCTGCTGGGCAAGGTCATGCTGATCAATATCATCACGCCGGCGGCGTCGGGCATGGAGATCTACGACAGCCTGCGCGAGGAGCTGGACCGGGTCGTGGGCCGCATCAACGGCCGCTTCTCGACCCTCGACTGGGTGCCGGTGCGCTACTTCTACCGTTCGCTGCCGTTCGAGGACGTGGTGGCCCACTACGCCGCCTGCGGCATCGCCTGGATCACGCCGCTGCGCGACGGCCTGAACCTGGTGGCCAAGGAATACGTCGCCACCCGCCACGCCAGCGGGCGCCCGGGCACGCTGGTGCTGTCGGAATTCGCCGGCGCCGCGGTAGAACTGCACGGCGCGCTGCTGGTGAACCCGTACGACCGCAACGCGATGAGCGCGACCCTGTACCACGCGCTGACCATGGGCGCCGACGAAGTGGCCTACCGCTCCGGGCGCATGGCCGCGATCGTCAACGACCGCGACGTGGCGCGCTGGGGCGACGACTTCCTGGCGGCGCTGGCGACGCTGCCGGCATCCGGCCTGGACGACGCGCTGGACGAACGCTCCGCTGCCTGA
- the rplC gene encoding 50S ribosomal protein L3 has translation MSLGLLGRKVGMMRIFTDDGDSIPVTVLDVSNNRVAQVKTPETDGYTAVQVVYGQRRASRVTKAAAGHFAKAGVEAGTMLKEFRIDSTKAAELKAGDTIDASMFEVGQKIDVQGTSIGKGYAGTIKRHNFASGRQTHGNSRSHNVPGSIGMAQDPGRVFPGKRMTGHMGDVTVTTQNLEVARIDTERQLLLIKGAVPGAKNGQVVVKPAVKTKAKKGA, from the coding sequence ATGAGCCTGGGCCTCCTCGGTCGCAAGGTTGGCATGATGCGTATCTTCACGGATGACGGCGATTCGATCCCTGTCACTGTGCTGGACGTGTCGAACAACCGTGTCGCACAAGTCAAAACCCCTGAAACTGATGGCTACACCGCAGTTCAGGTCGTCTACGGCCAACGTCGCGCTTCGCGCGTGACCAAAGCTGCTGCCGGTCACTTCGCCAAAGCTGGCGTCGAAGCCGGTACGATGCTGAAAGAATTCCGCATCGATTCCACCAAAGCCGCCGAACTCAAAGCCGGTGACACCATCGATGCTTCGATGTTCGAAGTGGGCCAGAAAATCGACGTGCAAGGCACCTCGATCGGTAAGGGCTACGCCGGTACCATCAAGCGTCACAACTTCGCCTCGGGTCGCCAGACCCACGGTAACTCGCGTTCGCACAACGTTCCTGGCTCGATCGGTATGGCCCAGGATCCAGGCCGCGTGTTCCCAGGCAAGCGCATGACCGGTCACATGGGCGACGTTACCGTCACCACCCAGAACCTGGAAGTGGCTCGCATCGACACCGAACGTCAGCTGCTGCTGATCAAGGGTGCCGTTCCTGGCGCGAAGAACGGCCAAGTGGTCGTCAAGCCAGCTGTCAAAACCAAAGCCAAGAAAGGAGCGTAA